The following are encoded in a window of Roseivirga misakiensis genomic DNA:
- a CDS encoding RNA polymerase sigma factor translates to MNKNEQNKIVDGCLNGNRKAHAKLYDAFKDAMFGICLRYASSESEANDMLQEGFITVFAKLKQFERNGALPAWIKKVIIHAALGHLRKNKKHTEHHVTLDAKTTDLPFNPDSSQSTDELLYLIQNLPEEYRTVFNLFSIEGYSHKEVAEMLEISVANSKVRLMRAKEVLKQQVTTQKMM, encoded by the coding sequence TTGAACAAAAACGAACAAAATAAAATTGTAGATGGATGCCTGAATGGTAATCGGAAAGCACATGCCAAATTGTATGATGCTTTTAAGGATGCCATGTTTGGGATATGCCTCCGCTATGCAAGTTCAGAGTCTGAAGCCAACGATATGTTGCAAGAAGGCTTTATTACAGTTTTTGCCAAATTAAAACAGTTCGAAAGAAACGGTGCCTTACCCGCATGGATTAAAAAAGTGATAATTCATGCTGCGCTGGGGCACTTGAGGAAGAACAAAAAGCACACAGAACACCATGTCACCTTGGATGCTAAAACGACGGATTTGCCCTTTAATCCAGATAGTAGCCAAAGTACAGACGAGTTACTCTATCTAATTCAAAATCTTCCGGAAGAATATAGAACGGTATTTAACCTCTTTTCAATTGAAGGCTATTCACACAAAGAGGTGGCAGAAATGCTTGAAATCAGCGTGGCCAACTCAAAAGTAAGGCTGATGCGTGCGAAAGAAGTTTTGAAGCAACAAGTTACAACTCAAAAAATGATGTGA
- the fbp gene encoding class 1 fructose-bisphosphatase: protein MGKAENSRIALPVGSNLDRFIMRNQEDFPYASGELSQLIRDLAYAGKVVNREINRAGLAGITGAYGAENVQGEEQQNLDVAADIRFTRALKKGGEVAAIISEEAEEIIDLQNPRSKYIVAIDPLDGSSNIDVNVSIGTIFSIYRRVSPLGGPVQMEDVLQPGKDQVAAGYILYGSSTMFVYTTGKGVNGFTYEPSLGEYILSHQNMRIPENGSIYSINEGSFNSFPEAVQDYVNTCKEREYSARYIGSLVADFHRNVLKGGIYIYPSTAKAPNGKLRLLYECNALALIAEEAGGAATDGKGRILEIEPSELHQRVPFFVGSKAMVEEASN from the coding sequence ATGGGAAAAGCGGAAAATTCGAGGATAGCGTTGCCAGTGGGCTCGAACCTTGACCGATTTATTATGAGAAACCAGGAAGACTTTCCATACGCCAGTGGAGAGTTGTCACAGCTAATCAGGGACTTAGCCTATGCTGGTAAGGTGGTAAACAGAGAAATAAATCGAGCTGGGCTTGCTGGGATCACTGGTGCTTATGGTGCCGAAAATGTTCAAGGAGAGGAGCAACAAAATTTAGATGTGGCCGCTGATATACGATTTACCCGCGCGCTGAAAAAAGGGGGAGAGGTAGCAGCGATCATTTCCGAAGAAGCAGAGGAAATTATCGACTTACAAAATCCAAGGTCTAAATACATTGTGGCTATAGATCCATTGGATGGTTCTTCAAACATAGACGTAAACGTATCTATCGGTACCATTTTTTCCATTTACCGAAGAGTTTCACCGTTGGGAGGGCCAGTTCAGATGGAAGACGTCTTGCAGCCAGGTAAAGATCAAGTGGCCGCAGGATACATACTTTATGGATCGTCGACCATGTTTGTTTACACCACAGGAAAAGGCGTGAATGGCTTTACTTATGAGCCATCGCTTGGGGAGTATATTTTGTCCCACCAAAATATGCGAATACCAGAAAATGGATCTATTTATTCTATTAATGAAGGGTCATTTAATTCATTTCCAGAAGCGGTACAAGACTATGTAAATACCTGTAAGGAGAGAGAGTATTCGGCCAGGTACATTGGTTCTTTGGTGGCGGATTTTCATAGAAACGTACTGAAAGGTGGTATTTATATTTACCCGTCTACTGCAAAAGCACCTAATGGTAAATTAAGACTCTTGTACGAATGCAATGCGTTGGCTTTGATTGCTGAAGAAGCAGGAGGAGCAGCAACTGACGGTAAGGGTAGAATATTAGAAATAGAACCATCGGAGTTACACCAACGGGTACCGTTTTTTGTAGGGAGTAAAGCGATGGTGGAAGAAGCTTCTAACTAG
- the yihA gene encoding ribosome biogenesis GTP-binding protein YihA/YsxC, whose protein sequence is MFDKAEFVISNTDYRKCPKPDRHEFAFIGRSNVGKSSLINMLTARKSLAKTSASPGKTQLINHFLIDESWYLVDLPGYGYAKTSKKNRSAWELMIQDYLINRENLQIVFVLIDSRLDPQRIDLEFIQWLGESNIPFALIFTKADKQSLNKGHQSIAKFKKTMKKTWEELPMMFFTSSATGFGKEEVSEYISHILES, encoded by the coding sequence ATGTTTGATAAAGCTGAGTTTGTTATAAGCAACACCGACTATAGAAAGTGCCCTAAACCCGATCGGCATGAGTTTGCCTTTATTGGAAGGTCAAATGTGGGCAAGTCTTCGCTTATCAATATGCTCACGGCACGAAAAAGCTTGGCCAAAACATCGGCAAGTCCGGGCAAAACTCAATTGATCAATCATTTTCTTATTGATGAGAGCTGGTATTTAGTCGATTTACCTGGCTATGGCTATGCCAAAACGAGTAAAAAGAATCGCTCCGCTTGGGAATTAATGATCCAAGACTATTTGATCAATCGTGAAAACCTACAAATCGTCTTTGTGCTAATCGACTCTCGGCTCGACCCTCAACGAATAGATCTTGAGTTTATCCAATGGCTCGGGGAGTCAAATATTCCATTTGCCCTAATTTTTACTAAAGCTGATAAGCAGTCGCTCAATAAAGGGCACCAATCTATTGCCAAGTTCAAGAAAACAATGAAAAAGACGTGGGAAGAGCTTCCTATGATGTTTTTTACCTCATCGGCTACAGGTTTTGGAAAAGAGGAAGTATCTGAATACATATCCCATATTCTTGAAAGTTGA
- a CDS encoding DUF5606 family protein: MKFEEIAAVSGKGGLFTVLKPTKTGVILESLDGKKSKLVVGADAQVSILSEISIYTHTTDGATPLKEVMQKIHAEFEGDTGLDKKSGPDELKSFLKHVLPDYDEDRVYVSDIKKLVTWYNLLSKIAPESFASTAEDTAETEETTSEE; the protein is encoded by the coding sequence ATGAAGTTTGAAGAAATAGCAGCAGTATCAGGCAAGGGCGGATTATTTACGGTATTGAAGCCTACCAAGACTGGTGTAATCTTGGAGTCATTAGACGGAAAAAAGTCTAAACTCGTGGTTGGCGCAGATGCTCAGGTCTCTATACTCAGCGAAATTTCAATATATACGCATACTACTGATGGCGCTACGCCTTTAAAAGAGGTGATGCAAAAAATTCATGCTGAATTTGAGGGTGATACTGGTTTAGACAAAAAGTCTGGTCCTGATGAGCTTAAGTCTTTCTTAAAGCACGTACTTCCTGATTACGATGAAGACAGAGTTTATGTATCGGATATCAAAAAACTCGTTACATGGTATAACCTGCTTTCTAAAATTGCACCTGAGTCTTTCGCTTCTACAGCAGAAGACACTGCGGAAACGGAAGAGACTACGAGTGAAGAATAA
- a CDS encoding FKBP-type peptidyl-prolyl cis-trans isomerase, which translates to MQTAKKGDQVKVHYTGKLTDGTIFDSSEGREPLAFEVGAGMMIKGFDAAVDGMEVGAKVTAEIPAAEAYGESREDMIFDVPKTNLPPDMVAEVGQQLAMSQPNGQQVPVKVKEVHEDKVVIDANHDLAGKDLIFDIELVAIG; encoded by the coding sequence ATGCAAACAGCAAAGAAGGGTGATCAAGTAAAGGTTCACTACACAGGGAAATTAACAGACGGAACTATTTTTGATTCATCTGAAGGCAGAGAACCATTAGCTTTTGAAGTTGGTGCTGGCATGATGATCAAAGGATTTGACGCAGCCGTAGATGGAATGGAAGTTGGCGCTAAAGTAACTGCTGAGATTCCAGCAGCAGAAGCTTACGGAGAATCAAGAGAAGATATGATTTTTGATGTTCCAAAAACAAACCTACCGCCAGATATGGTAGCGGAAGTAGGACAACAACTGGCAATGAGCCAACCAAATGGTCAGCAAGTACCAGTTAAAGTGAAAGAAGTTCATGAAGATAAGGTTGTGATTGATGCGAATCACGATTTAGCAGGAAAAGACTTAATCTTCGATATAGAATTAGTAGCCATAGGCTAA
- a CDS encoding DUF2019 domain-containing protein — MGLGKLNRRKLSDELGEFIRVSIEHHKTNLEGDYVKGNKFMKIKLQIVQGLIDTNKLSTLKPLLSHKAPPVRYSAATYFLMVDEKPALTILEKLVKENHKSISFSAKIVVDQWLSGKLTFNHLRK, encoded by the coding sequence ATGGGTTTGGGTAAATTAAATAGACGAAAACTAAGTGATGAGCTGGGAGAATTTATCAGAGTTTCAATTGAGCATCACAAGACCAACCTTGAGGGAGATTATGTCAAGGGAAATAAGTTTATGAAAATCAAATTACAAATCGTTCAAGGTCTTATCGATACAAACAAACTTAGTACTTTGAAGCCGTTACTTTCTCACAAAGCCCCTCCTGTGAGGTATAGTGCAGCTACTTATTTTTTGATGGTAGATGAAAAACCTGCTCTTACCATCCTGGAAAAACTAGTGAAAGAAAATCACAAATCAATTTCTTTTTCTGCAAAAATTGTAGTAGACCAGTGGCTTTCCGGAAAATTGACTTTTAACCACTTACGAAAATAA